One Methylophilus sp. TWE2 DNA segment encodes these proteins:
- the tal gene encoding transaldolase, with protein MANLLDQLKAMTTIVADTGDVEAIKSVKPVDATTNPSLVLKASQIPEYAPLIETAIAYAKAQGGSKEQQIENAADKLAVLIGAEITKVVPGRISTEVDARLSFNIDAMIAKGRKLIKLYEESGISKERVLIKLASTWEGIKAGEQLEKEGIQCNLTLLFGFGQARACAEAGVFLISPFVGRILDWYKAKNPGTEYTQETDPGVVSVRAIYQYYKEHGYKTVVMGASFRNTGELIALAGCDRLTVSPNLLQELAATEGTLAQVLKDGGKTKDVPAKMTEEEFRFQLNQDAMATEKLAEGIRGFVADQKKLEDALAAKL; from the coding sequence ATGGCAAACTTATTAGATCAGTTGAAAGCAATGACAACCATCGTGGCTGACACTGGTGATGTTGAAGCAATCAAAAGTGTTAAACCTGTGGATGCAACCACAAACCCATCTCTGGTGTTGAAAGCCAGCCAAATCCCAGAGTACGCACCATTGATTGAGACTGCCATTGCTTATGCAAAAGCACAAGGTGGTTCCAAAGAACAACAAATTGAAAATGCTGCTGACAAACTTGCAGTGTTGATTGGCGCTGAAATTACTAAAGTGGTTCCAGGCCGTATCTCTACAGAAGTGGATGCACGTCTGTCTTTCAACATCGACGCGATGATTGCCAAAGGCCGCAAGCTCATCAAATTGTACGAAGAGTCTGGCATCAGCAAAGAGCGCGTACTGATCAAGCTGGCTTCTACCTGGGAAGGTATCAAAGCCGGTGAGCAACTTGAAAAAGAAGGTATCCAGTGTAACCTGACTTTGCTGTTTGGTTTCGGTCAAGCGCGTGCATGTGCTGAAGCTGGCGTGTTCCTGATTTCCCCATTCGTGGGCCGTATCCTTGACTGGTACAAAGCGAAAAACCCAGGCACTGAATACACACAAGAAACTGACCCAGGTGTGGTTTCCGTACGTGCCATCTACCAGTACTACAAAGAGCACGGTTACAAAACCGTTGTGATGGGTGCTTCTTTCCGTAACACTGGCGAACTGATTGCGCTGGCTGGTTGTGACCGTTTGACCGTGTCCCCAAACCTGCTGCAAGAGTTGGCAGCGACAGAAGGTACATTGGCGCAAGTGTTGAAAGACGGTGGCAAGACTAAAGATGTGCCAGCAAAAATGACTGAAGAAGAGTTCCGCTTCCAGTTGAACCAGGACGCTATGGCGACTGAAAAACTGGCAGAAGGTATTCGTGGTTTCGTAGCTGACCAGAAAAAACTGGAAGACGCTTTAGCCGCAAAACTGTAA
- the hxlA gene encoding 3-hexulose-6-phosphate synthase — protein MALTQMALDSLDFDATIALAEKVAPHVDILEIGTPCIKHNGIKLLETLRAKFPNNKILVDLKTMDAGEYESEPFYKAGADICVVLGVSDIGTIKGVIKAANKYGKKAQVDLISVEDKVARTKEVAAAGAHIIGIHTGLDQQAAGQTPFADLAAVAGLNLGVDISVAGGVKAATAAQVRDAGATIIVAGAAIYGAADPAAAAAEITAIAHA, from the coding sequence ATGGCATTAACACAAATGGCATTAGACTCATTGGATTTTGACGCAACTATCGCTTTGGCAGAAAAAGTTGCTCCACACGTTGACATCCTGGAAATCGGTACACCATGCATCAAGCACAACGGTATCAAATTGCTGGAAACTCTGCGCGCTAAGTTCCCAAACAACAAGATCCTGGTTGACCTGAAAACTATGGACGCTGGTGAGTACGAGTCTGAGCCATTCTACAAAGCAGGTGCTGACATCTGCGTAGTTTTGGGCGTATCCGACATCGGTACAATCAAAGGCGTAATCAAAGCAGCTAACAAATACGGCAAAAAAGCTCAAGTTGACCTGATCAGCGTTGAAGACAAAGTTGCTCGTACTAAAGAAGTTGCTGCTGCTGGTGCTCACATCATCGGTATCCACACTGGTTTGGACCAACAAGCTGCTGGTCAAACTCCATTTGCTGACCTGGCTGCTGTTGCCGGTTTGAACCTGGGTGTTGACATCTCTGTTGCTGGTGGCGTTAAAGCTGCTACAGCTGCTCAAGTACGTGACGCTGGCGCGACTATCATCGTTGCTGGTGCTGCTATCTACGGCGCTGCTGACCCAGCTGCTGCTGCTGCAGAAATCACTGCTATCGCTCACGCTTAA
- the hxlB gene encoding 6-phospho-3-hexuloisomerase, producing MDHQQFILDNLKRILDVTDKSKAAELLKLVDEAGSTFIGGAGRSLLVSRFFAMRLVHSGYSVYMIGEVVTPAIKKGDLLVLVSGSGGTATLLPFVKKAKEVGAKLVVISMKKSSPMADVADLVIQIGQDDSFPLVKGMPMGGQFELSTLVFLEGAISELIHAKGLTEEGMRALHANLE from the coding sequence ATGGATCATCAACAATTTATTCTGGATAACCTGAAACGCATTCTGGATGTGACTGATAAATCAAAAGCCGCTGAATTATTGAAGCTGGTTGACGAAGCCGGTTCCACATTTATCGGTGGTGCAGGCCGTTCCTTGCTGGTTTCACGTTTCTTCGCAATGCGTTTGGTGCATTCTGGCTACAGCGTATACATGATTGGTGAAGTCGTGACCCCAGCCATCAAAAAAGGCGACTTGTTGGTGCTGGTTTCAGGTTCCGGCGGTACAGCCACCTTGCTGCCATTCGTGAAAAAAGCCAAAGAAGTGGGCGCGAAGCTGGTTGTGATTTCTATGAAGAAATCTTCTCCTATGGCTGATGTGGCTGATCTTGTGATCCAGATTGGTCAAGATGACAGCTTCCCATTAGTTAAAGGCATGCCTATGGGCGGTCAATTTGAATTGTCCACTCTGGTGTTCCTGGAAGGTGCCATTTCTGAGTTGATCCACGCGAAAGGCCTGACTGAAGAAGGTATGCGCGCATTGCACGCTAACCTGGAATAA
- a CDS encoding HisA/HisF-related TIM barrel protein, with protein MHIIPVIDLMHGQVVQAVKGQRQHYRPIQSQLTDSHTLLDVVAAILQVYAFDCLYIADLNAITGHAPHLKLIKQAMASFPALQWWVDAGFRNDKDLQPWLDSGIRPIIASESMADLETYQSMRKMTAQAVLSLDFFQDGFHGPTDLQEHATLWTQPTVLMSLPKVGANQGPDIEKMATIKRTLPNQQLYAAGGVRHMADIHALDQAGATGVLVASALHQKKITAADFA; from the coding sequence GTGCATATTATTCCCGTCATCGATTTGATGCATGGCCAGGTGGTACAGGCCGTAAAAGGGCAACGCCAGCATTATCGTCCAATTCAATCACAACTGACGGATAGTCATACCCTGCTCGATGTGGTGGCTGCTATTTTACAAGTTTATGCGTTCGACTGCCTGTATATTGCCGATTTAAATGCAATCACTGGCCATGCCCCTCATTTAAAGCTGATCAAACAAGCCATGGCAAGTTTTCCTGCACTGCAATGGTGGGTGGATGCTGGTTTTAGAAATGACAAAGACTTACAACCCTGGTTGGACAGTGGCATCAGGCCCATCATCGCCAGTGAATCAATGGCTGACCTAGAGACCTATCAATCCATGCGTAAAATGACTGCCCAAGCCGTACTGTCTCTGGATTTTTTCCAGGATGGATTTCATGGACCAACAGATTTACAGGAGCATGCAACACTATGGACACAACCGACCGTACTCATGAGCCTGCCTAAGGTTGGCGCCAATCAAGGTCCCGATATTGAGAAAATGGCAACGATCAAGCGAACACTGCCCAACCAACAGCTATATGCCGCCGGCGGCGTCAGGCACATGGCTGATATTCATGCGTTAGATCAGGCAGGTGCAACTGGTGTGCTGGTAGCCAGCGCCTTGCATCAAAAGAAAATCACGGCCGCAGATTTTGCCTAG
- a CDS encoding ATP-grasp domain-containing protein: MHNKSRLKIWVCEYVSAGGLASEPLPGSLLQEGLLMRDALLADLTALGVDCITSHDWRVAAPQHAASQAVHPDDDPYTLWRQQLSTHDIDACWVIAPETGGILYDMHTLVQAANKPWIGCTAEGIHQTSVKSLMTDMCQQAGIPVLPYVFLDQAEPLESLPWYGDAVLNGWVIKPDDGAGCELTYYFNNKFELIEFENKNNLNELVSSSRCLLQPYLPGRALSMSVLSTLDQVKVIAGHEQLITVQEGMFRFQGAGVNQAAEYLPAMQDLAEQVHRAIPGLLGYWGADMILTADNQLILVEVNPRLTTPYMALSQLLSANPAEMILDAALNQLLNPAIAKTSTTLNLATAAIAHEESLPV, encoded by the coding sequence ATGCACAATAAATCTCGCTTGAAAATCTGGGTCTGTGAATATGTCAGTGCTGGCGGCCTGGCTTCCGAGCCTTTGCCTGGCAGTTTGTTGCAAGAAGGCTTGCTGATGCGCGATGCATTGCTGGCCGATCTCACTGCGCTGGGCGTTGATTGTATCACTAGCCATGACTGGCGCGTTGCAGCGCCCCAGCATGCTGCTAGTCAGGCTGTTCATCCCGATGATGATCCGTATACGCTTTGGCGTCAGCAATTAAGCACGCATGATATTGATGCCTGTTGGGTGATCGCACCAGAAACGGGGGGCATTTTGTATGACATGCATACCCTGGTACAAGCGGCGAACAAACCCTGGATAGGCTGTACAGCCGAAGGCATTCACCAAACCAGCGTCAAATCGCTCATGACAGACATGTGCCAGCAAGCAGGTATTCCTGTCTTGCCTTATGTGTTTCTAGATCAGGCGGAGCCTCTGGAAAGCCTGCCCTGGTACGGTGATGCCGTGTTGAATGGGTGGGTCATTAAGCCGGATGATGGCGCTGGGTGTGAATTAACCTATTACTTTAATAATAAGTTTGAACTTATTGAATTTGAAAATAAAAATAATTTAAATGAGTTGGTTTCTTCATCTCGTTGTCTTCTGCAACCTTACTTGCCAGGACGTGCATTAAGCATGTCTGTCCTATCTACCCTAGACCAGGTAAAAGTCATTGCCGGGCATGAACAATTGATTACAGTTCAAGAGGGCATGTTCCGTTTTCAGGGGGCGGGCGTGAATCAAGCGGCTGAATATCTGCCCGCCATGCAAGACCTTGCTGAACAGGTGCATCGTGCGATCCCCGGCTTGCTTGGTTATTGGGGGGCTGACATGATATTGACGGCGGACAATCAATTAATCCTGGTAGAAGTCAATCCGCGCTTAACCACGCCTTATATGGCTTTGTCTCAATTACTCAGCGCCAATCCGGCTGAAATGATTCTGGATGCCGCATTGAACCAGTTGCTCAACCCTGCTATTGCAAAGACTTCAACGACACTGAACTTGGCAACGGCTGCAATCGCTCATGAGGAGTCTTTGCCAGTATGA
- a CDS encoding hydantoinase/oxoprolinase family protein, translating into MKPPVIGWDIGGAHVKAVMLDSQGQILRVSQQACALWKGLPLLEAAIQHVLHDWRIESERCDHAVTMTGELVDLFDNRLQGVRAIAQTVNAYLPHVGFYMASAAQGAQFTAKVKGNEQHIASMNWHASAQCLATMQEDSPLLVVDIGSTTSDITVCDQQQVQPAGWTDAERMASQSLFYTGVVRTPLMALGPTIQWQGKIRHIAAEYFATTADVYRVLGELSPDYDMADTADGQGRSVVDSMRRLARMVGHDFADADEPTWQSLAEVFKEKQLEVLMRAIHMTLNQASTQPVSLLGLGAGSFLVETLARRLQMPYQAFSGLLPAVHAQLKIDVEVCFPAYAVARLWQTWH; encoded by the coding sequence ATGAAACCACCAGTAATAGGTTGGGATATAGGCGGTGCGCATGTCAAAGCCGTGATGCTGGATAGCCAAGGCCAGATTTTGCGTGTATCGCAACAGGCATGTGCCTTATGGAAGGGATTGCCTTTGCTTGAAGCTGCCATCCAGCATGTATTACATGATTGGCGCATAGAATCTGAACGCTGTGATCATGCGGTGACGATGACGGGTGAACTGGTCGATTTGTTTGATAACCGCTTGCAGGGTGTGCGTGCTATTGCGCAAACGGTGAATGCGTATTTGCCACATGTCGGGTTCTATATGGCATCAGCAGCACAAGGCGCGCAGTTTACTGCCAAGGTTAAAGGGAATGAACAACATATTGCCTCCATGAACTGGCATGCTTCTGCGCAATGCTTGGCTACCATGCAAGAAGACTCTCCATTACTGGTAGTGGATATTGGGAGTACCACCAGTGATATTACTGTATGTGATCAACAGCAAGTGCAGCCTGCGGGTTGGACCGATGCTGAACGAATGGCCAGCCAGAGTTTGTTTTATACAGGGGTAGTGCGAACGCCTTTAATGGCTTTGGGTCCGACGATACAATGGCAAGGAAAAATTCGCCACATTGCGGCTGAATATTTTGCAACAACCGCGGATGTTTACCGCGTGCTTGGCGAATTATCACCTGACTATGACATGGCAGATACAGCGGATGGGCAGGGGCGGTCGGTGGTTGATAGCATGCGGCGTCTGGCGCGTATGGTCGGACACGACTTTGCTGATGCAGATGAACCGACTTGGCAATCATTGGCCGAAGTATTTAAAGAAAAGCAATTGGAAGTATTAATGCGCGCTATCCATATGACGCTCAATCAAGCGTCCACTCAACCAGTGTCCTTGCTAGGGCTCGGTGCTGGCAGTTTCCTTGTAGAGACCTTGGCGCGAAGGTTGCAGATGCCTTACCAGGCGTTTTCTGGCTTACTGCCAGCAGTTCACGCACAACTAAAAATAGATGTAGAAGTGTGTTTTCCTGCCTATGCGGTGGCGAGGTTATGGCAAACATGGCATTGA
- the pabB gene encoding aminodeoxychorismate synthase component I, giving the protein MALITLELPYADGMHWLRQVKHLPWPMLLESGRVETSQSQATHTQAVHIQASKDEEVSLGARFDIVVAAPVAKIIHRRPYTEVHANDTVQQSEDDPFGVIQQWLLLHQVERSADIPFAGGALGYFSYDLGRSIEALPELANEDMPLPELLVGIYDWAIVVDHHLGDCKLVSHARFTEHKALKAFHQQLLQTQVEEVLSPFEVHGEIQANMSQKDYAQAFQRVKEYIRAGDCYQINLAQRFVVEVKGDACAAYDQFRQLSRAPFMAYLQVDDGKGMPFAVLSMSPERFLQVIDQKVETRPIKGTRPRHQDVALDAEVAQELANSIKDRAENLMIVDLLRNDIGKVCEVGSVKVDALFKLQRFTNVHHLVSIVRGTLAAGFHALDLLRGCFPGGSITGAPKLRAMEIIEELEPHRRGIYCGSIGYIGFDGSMDTNIAIRTSVICNHRMTFFAGGGVVADSDCAREYQETFDKASQFFKLVAAYNKMKTQEQ; this is encoded by the coding sequence ATGGCATTGATCACGCTTGAGTTACCATATGCCGATGGCATGCACTGGTTAAGGCAGGTCAAGCATCTGCCTTGGCCCATGTTGCTTGAGAGCGGAAGGGTGGAGACGTCTCAAAGCCAGGCAACTCATACACAGGCAGTCCATATTCAGGCAAGCAAGGATGAAGAAGTCAGCCTTGGTGCCCGGTTTGATATTGTCGTCGCGGCGCCAGTTGCCAAAATCATTCATCGCCGGCCATATACCGAAGTGCATGCCAATGACACAGTGCAGCAGTCAGAAGATGACCCTTTCGGCGTTATTCAGCAGTGGCTGTTGTTACATCAGGTTGAGCGTAGCGCTGATATCCCGTTTGCCGGGGGGGCGCTAGGCTATTTTTCTTACGACTTGGGGCGCAGTATCGAAGCGCTGCCAGAACTGGCGAATGAGGATATGCCACTGCCAGAATTGCTGGTGGGTATTTATGATTGGGCGATTGTGGTGGACCACCATCTTGGGGATTGCAAATTAGTGTCACATGCCAGATTCACAGAGCACAAGGCCCTCAAAGCCTTTCATCAGCAGTTGCTGCAAACACAAGTCGAAGAGGTGCTGTCTCCTTTTGAAGTACATGGCGAGATACAAGCCAATATGAGCCAGAAAGACTATGCGCAGGCTTTCCAGCGTGTGAAAGAGTATATCCGGGCGGGAGATTGTTACCAGATCAACTTGGCGCAACGCTTTGTCGTCGAAGTCAAAGGTGATGCTTGCGCAGCTTATGACCAGTTCAGGCAGTTGAGCCGCGCACCCTTCATGGCATATTTACAAGTGGATGATGGCAAGGGGATGCCTTTTGCCGTCCTCTCCATGTCGCCGGAACGCTTCCTGCAGGTTATTGACCAAAAAGTAGAAACACGACCGATCAAAGGTACCCGACCCAGACACCAGGACGTCGCTCTGGATGCAGAGGTCGCACAAGAGCTGGCCAACAGCATCAAGGACAGAGCCGAAAACCTGATGATTGTGGATTTACTACGCAATGATATCGGCAAGGTTTGTGAAGTCGGATCGGTCAAGGTCGATGCGCTTTTTAAATTGCAACGTTTTACCAATGTACATCACTTAGTGAGTATTGTTCGCGGGACTTTGGCCGCTGGTTTTCACGCTTTGGATTTATTACGGGGTTGTTTTCCTGGCGGCTCCATTACAGGTGCACCAAAATTGCGAGCGATGGAAATTATTGAAGAGCTTGAGCCTCACCGGCGCGGCATCTATTGCGGTAGTATTGGTTACATCGGGTTTGATGGTAGCATGGATACGAATATCGCGATAAGGACGTCTGTGATATGCAATCATCGCATGACCTTTTTTGCCGGTGGTGGCGTGGTGGCAGACTCGGATTGCGCGCGTGAGTATCAGGAAACTTTTGATAAAGCCTCGCAGTTCTTCAAGCTTGTGGCTGCTTATAACAAAATGAAAACTCAGGAACAATAA
- a CDS encoding efflux RND transporter permease subunit translates to MMSVLVRFAIRFYGVIIGLAILVIVYGGYSLSQSDLNVFPEFAPTQVVIQTESPGLSASLVEKLVTQPIENTISGAIGIKSLRSQSIPGLSIITVIFQDKSDIYRNRQIVAERLNMLGNQLPPGIVPNITPLTSSASTVLGLGVTSDKLSLMQLRTLVDWHLTPHLMAIPGVADVNVYGGEVRQFQIKIDPRKLMLYQLNVQDVVNAASRATGVRGAGYIQNDNQRIILNSQGQTTTPEQLANITLLRKLGRTIRIRDVAEVTEGAAPSISAAAVNGQPAVYLSVQGQLGANVYALTKQLERKLADIKPSLTTQAVTLHEGLFRPANFIETAIHNLRTDILIGSVLVVLVLFVFLFNVRTAVISATAIPLSLLTAIVVLYQYGVGLNIMVLGGLAIALGEVVDDAIIDTENIFRRLRENRLLVQPLPAAKVVFQASMEVRSSVVYATMIVALVFLPLLTLSGVAGKLFAPLGYAYISAILASLVVALTLTPALCYALLANAPLKNEDSPLLHWLKQRYVKLLHLIEHRYQLILATSFICIALGLAVLPLFRGQFIPALREGHYILHMTAVPGTSEVQTLKLGNQVTNVLLDIPGVRSVAQWVGRAPNAADTFGTHYSEFEVEIGTVSGAEQERILHNIREELAGETEDDDADGKVELGFVGANFAINTFLTERIEETISGYAAGLVINIYGQDLDALDRDAQKVANLLSNIRGVRDVMVQSPPETPEIIIRLKQEKLALWGLQPMDVLDTVKACYEGVPVNHVFMGNRSIGVSVLLNDASRDDIADMRNIPIFNPEGQMLKLSDVAYVAQEGGRSKILHAGAKRIQTITANISGRDQALLIQEIRNTLHKKLQLNSGNYLEFSGEAEANAQSRQDLIIHSLVAGVAIFLMLYIAFGRLRNLMLTFANLPFALIGGVIATFFTGGWISVGTLVGFVTLFGITLRNSIMMISHFQHLVDKEGCRWNLETCIRGASERLPSVLMTALVTALGLLPLAIGSGEPGREIEGPMATIIVGGLISSTILNLLILPTIMLHFGRFEKSDALE, encoded by the coding sequence ATGATGTCGGTACTGGTCAGGTTTGCTATCCGTTTTTATGGCGTGATTATAGGCCTGGCCATACTCGTGATTGTCTATGGTGGCTACAGCCTTAGTCAAAGTGACTTGAATGTTTTTCCAGAATTCGCGCCTACACAGGTAGTGATTCAAACTGAGTCGCCCGGCCTGTCAGCCAGTCTGGTCGAAAAGCTGGTCACACAGCCGATAGAAAATACTATTTCCGGTGCGATAGGAATTAAAAGCCTGCGTTCACAATCCATTCCTGGTCTGTCGATTATTACGGTCATCTTCCAGGATAAATCAGACATTTACCGCAACCGGCAAATCGTTGCCGAACGCCTGAATATGCTAGGTAACCAGTTGCCGCCAGGCATTGTGCCCAACATCACGCCCTTAACCTCTTCAGCCAGCACTGTGCTGGGGCTGGGGGTGACCTCGGACAAACTCTCGCTAATGCAATTGCGTACCTTGGTAGACTGGCATCTCACTCCTCACTTAATGGCCATTCCTGGGGTAGCTGATGTCAATGTATATGGCGGCGAAGTACGTCAGTTCCAGATCAAGATTGATCCACGCAAGTTGATGCTGTATCAACTGAATGTGCAGGATGTGGTCAACGCTGCCAGCCGCGCCACTGGTGTACGCGGTGCAGGTTATATTCAAAATGATAACCAGCGCATTATCTTGAATAGTCAGGGCCAAACGACTACGCCGGAGCAATTAGCCAATATCACCCTGCTGCGCAAACTTGGCCGCACTATCCGCATCCGCGATGTTGCAGAAGTCACCGAAGGCGCCGCTCCCTCTATCAGTGCCGCGGCTGTCAATGGTCAACCCGCAGTATACCTGTCGGTCCAGGGCCAGTTAGGTGCCAACGTGTATGCCTTGACCAAGCAACTAGAGCGCAAACTCGCCGATATCAAACCCAGCCTGACGACACAAGCAGTTACCCTGCATGAAGGCTTGTTCCGCCCGGCAAATTTTATTGAAACGGCTATCCACAACTTACGTACCGATATCCTGATCGGCTCGGTGCTGGTGGTGTTAGTACTGTTTGTTTTCTTGTTTAATGTCCGTACAGCCGTCATCTCTGCCACTGCCATTCCGCTATCATTGCTGACAGCCATCGTTGTCCTTTACCAATATGGCGTAGGCCTCAATATCATGGTGTTGGGTGGCCTGGCGATTGCATTGGGTGAAGTGGTAGACGATGCCATTATTGATACGGAAAATATTTTCCGGCGCTTGCGCGAGAACCGCCTGCTTGTCCAGCCTTTACCCGCAGCCAAAGTAGTATTCCAAGCCTCCATGGAAGTACGCAGCTCTGTGGTCTATGCCACCATGATTGTTGCCCTGGTATTTTTGCCCCTACTCACACTATCAGGAGTCGCAGGGAAACTGTTTGCCCCATTAGGCTACGCTTATATCTCAGCGATTTTGGCATCGTTGGTGGTCGCCCTGACGCTAACCCCTGCCCTGTGTTATGCCTTACTCGCCAATGCACCGCTTAAAAATGAAGACTCTCCTTTATTGCATTGGTTGAAACAACGTTATGTGAAATTGCTGCATCTGATCGAACATCGTTATCAGTTGATCTTGGCAACCAGTTTTATTTGTATTGCATTGGGTCTCGCCGTCCTGCCTTTATTCCGAGGACAATTTATCCCTGCGCTGCGTGAAGGCCATTACATCTTGCACATGACGGCAGTGCCTGGCACTTCAGAAGTGCAAACCCTTAAGTTGGGCAACCAGGTCACCAATGTGTTACTGGACATTCCAGGAGTGAGGAGCGTCGCGCAATGGGTGGGCCGTGCCCCTAATGCAGCAGATACCTTTGGCACCCATTACAGTGAGTTCGAAGTTGAAATCGGTACCGTTTCCGGTGCCGAGCAAGAGCGTATCCTGCATAATATTCGGGAAGAGCTTGCGGGTGAAACAGAAGATGATGACGCTGATGGCAAGGTAGAATTAGGATTTGTCGGCGCCAACTTTGCCATCAACACCTTTCTCACCGAGCGGATTGAGGAAACCATTTCCGGCTATGCCGCTGGCCTGGTGATCAATATTTATGGCCAGGATCTGGATGCACTGGACAGGGATGCCCAGAAAGTGGCGAATCTGCTCAGCAATATCCGTGGCGTGCGCGATGTCATGGTGCAATCACCACCGGAAACCCCGGAAATTATCATCAGACTCAAACAGGAAAAACTTGCCTTATGGGGTTTGCAACCCATGGATGTCCTGGATACTGTCAAAGCCTGTTATGAAGGGGTGCCGGTCAATCATGTGTTTATGGGTAACCGTTCTATAGGCGTTAGCGTACTTTTGAATGATGCCTCGCGGGATGATATTGCCGACATGCGCAATATCCCGATTTTTAACCCAGAAGGTCAAATGCTGAAATTATCCGATGTCGCATATGTGGCACAGGAAGGCGGTCGCTCCAAAATTTTGCACGCCGGGGCCAAGCGCATACAAACGATTACGGCAAATATCAGTGGCCGTGACCAAGCCTTATTAATTCAGGAGATACGCAACACGCTACATAAAAAACTGCAATTGAATAGCGGTAACTACCTGGAGTTTTCTGGAGAAGCCGAAGCCAATGCCCAATCACGTCAGGATTTGATTATTCACTCCCTGGTAGCAGGTGTAGCGATCTTCCTGATGCTTTATATCGCCTTTGGCCGCTTGCGTAATTTAATGCTAACTTTTGCCAACTTGCCGTTTGCCTTGATCGGTGGCGTGATTGCCACCTTCTTTACAGGTGGCTGGATTTCGGTAGGCACACTGGTTGGGTTTGTGACTTTATTCGGCATCACATTGCGTAACTCGATCATGATGATTTCGCATTTTCAGCACCTCGTTGATAAGGAAGGTTGCAGGTGGAATCTGGAAACCTGTATTCGCGGCGCCTCAGAACGCTTGCCTTCAGTATTGATGACCGCTTTGGTCACCGCGCTGGGGTTGTTACCGCTGGCTATTGGTAGCGGTGAGCCTGGCCGCGAAATTGAAGGACCGATGGCGACGATTATTGTGGGTGGCCTGATCTCGTCTACCATCCTCAATTTGCTGATTCTGCCAACGATCATGCTGCATTTTGGCCGCTTTGAGAAAAGTGATGCTTTAGAATAA
- a CDS encoding efflux RND transporter periplasmic adaptor subunit: MNKKALWIIGAQIVFIVILIWTIVFVGRDEYESLQSEDEEEIESPLRVSEQNGLQVVKLNLATQKNSGISVQPLQAYNYHGNIKVLGSVISIQTLVDYNSQYQQLKAQLALAESVLPNHQLQYQRYKQLNEDDKNVSDKAVQEAQALVINDQTQIKTAQAQIKALTDTIIAQWGQPLATLVTKHPTPGPLHDLLMQKKVLVQVSFPLNFKAPEGNSSIFISPIQDEIPPIRADYVSQSIQTDISNIGKTYFYSAPADYLRVGMRVNVVPANASSSMKGVIVPNQAIAWHGGMAWIYVKTKPDTFLRKPVASDIELDNGWFDNSLAPGTEVVTRGAQLLLSEEFKFQIKNENDD, encoded by the coding sequence ATGAATAAAAAAGCACTTTGGATTATCGGCGCCCAGATTGTTTTTATTGTGATCCTGATCTGGACGATAGTTTTCGTTGGTCGTGATGAATATGAGTCCCTTCAGAGTGAAGATGAAGAGGAAATTGAAAGTCCGCTAAGGGTTTCCGAACAAAATGGCTTACAAGTCGTCAAGCTGAATCTTGCCACGCAGAAAAACAGCGGCATTAGCGTGCAACCTTTACAAGCTTACAATTATCACGGCAATATCAAGGTGCTGGGCTCCGTCATTTCCATCCAGACACTGGTTGACTACAACAGCCAGTATCAGCAGTTGAAGGCACAACTGGCCCTGGCTGAAAGTGTGTTACCAAACCATCAGTTACAGTACCAGCGTTACAAGCAATTAAACGAAGATGATAAAAACGTTTCTGATAAAGCCGTACAGGAAGCACAGGCACTAGTGATTAATGACCAGACGCAGATCAAAACTGCACAAGCACAAATCAAGGCACTCACCGATACCATTATCGCCCAATGGGGACAACCGCTGGCCACATTGGTGACGAAACACCCTACGCCAGGCCCACTCCATGATTTACTGATGCAGAAAAAAGTGCTGGTACAGGTCAGCTTTCCGCTCAATTTTAAAGCGCCTGAAGGCAACTCCAGCATATTTATATCGCCGATACAGGATGAGATCCCTCCGATCCGGGCAGATTATGTTTCACAGTCAATACAGACCGATATTAGCAACATTGGCAAAACTTACTTTTATAGCGCTCCGGCAGACTACTTGCGTGTAGGCATGCGAGTGAATGTTGTCCCGGCGAACGCGTCGTCCTCCATGAAGGGTGTCATTGTGCCAAACCAGGCAATCGCCTGGCATGGCGGCATGGCCTGGATATATGTCAAAACCAAACCAGACACGTTTTTGCGCAAACCTGTCGCATCCGACATTGAGCTGGATAACGGCTGGTTTGATAATAGCCTCGCCCCCGGGACAGAAGTAGTGACCCGCGGTGCACAACTGCTGCTTTCAGAAGAATTCAAGTTCCAGATCAAGAACGAAAATGATGACTAA